The proteins below are encoded in one region of Brevundimonas fontaquae:
- a CDS encoding ribonuclease E inhibitor RraB: MDASDIRHDERDAMVRAALAEQGDSGVTPRHTLFFFLGDEDAHGDLCEVARRAGFIARGEGDMTILETTMAVDAASFAPVSSMMQTWAAAFQLEYDGWECAVVTH, encoded by the coding sequence TTGGACGCCTCGGACATCCGTCATGACGAACGCGACGCCATGGTGCGCGCGGCGCTGGCCGAACAGGGCGACAGCGGCGTGACGCCGCGCCATACGCTGTTCTTCTTCCTCGGCGACGAGGATGCGCACGGCGACCTGTGCGAGGTGGCGCGACGGGCGGGCTTCATCGCCCGTGGCGAGGGCGACATGACGATTCTCGAAACCACCATGGCGGTCGACGCGGCCAGTTTCGCGCCCGTCTCGTCCATGATGCAGACCTGGGCCGCGGCCTTCCAGCTGGAGTATGACGGCTGGGAATGCGCGGTCGTGACCCACTAG